A single genomic interval of Arthrobacter globiformis harbors:
- a CDS encoding carboxymuconolactone decarboxylase family protein, which yields MSTHSHIFLDKHHPAAWRALNGLGLKAKEAMLEAGLNSKLIELLNVRISQINGCAYCLDMHVADAVKGGESTQRLAVLPAWPDTGVFEDHERAALALAESITVLPDARTRELKDAYAREHLTDEQYSAVSWLAIAMNAFNRVSITSQHPVRPQKG from the coding sequence TTGAGTACCCACAGCCACATCTTTCTGGACAAGCACCACCCCGCGGCGTGGCGGGCGCTTAACGGCTTGGGGCTAAAGGCCAAGGAAGCAATGCTGGAAGCTGGCCTGAACTCGAAGCTCATCGAACTGCTCAACGTCCGCATATCGCAGATCAACGGCTGCGCGTATTGCCTCGACATGCACGTCGCTGATGCCGTCAAGGGAGGTGAATCCACGCAGCGCCTGGCCGTCTTGCCAGCCTGGCCGGACACCGGGGTGTTTGAGGACCACGAGCGTGCGGCGCTGGCCCTGGCCGAGAGCATCACCGTTCTCCCGGACGCCCGCACGCGCGAGCTGAAGGACGCCTACGCGCGGGAGCACCTCACCGACGAGCAGTACTCAGCCGTGAGCTGGCTGGCCATCGCGATGAACGCCTTCAACCGCGTGTCTATCACCAGCCAGCATCCTGTCCGGCCTCAAAAGGGCTGA
- a CDS encoding DNA-3-methyladenine glycosylase I, whose product MTAEGIIIGEDGLARPLWASTDPLLREYYDTEWGLPVRDEQGLYERISLEAFQAGLSWATILRKRPAFRAAFDNFHPETVAAFTEADVERLLQDPGIVRNRLKIRAAITNARATIALRDEGGLVDFVWTFQPTSTPAPATYADVPTTSPESIALSKALRKKGFAFVGPTTMFALMEAIGMVDTHLVNSHRRGTSGVWV is encoded by the coding sequence ATGACCGCAGAAGGCATCATCATCGGCGAGGATGGCCTGGCACGTCCGCTGTGGGCCTCCACGGATCCACTTCTGCGCGAGTATTACGACACTGAGTGGGGCCTGCCCGTCCGGGACGAGCAGGGCCTTTACGAGCGCATCAGCCTCGAAGCTTTCCAGGCGGGCCTGTCCTGGGCCACGATCCTGCGCAAACGCCCCGCCTTCCGTGCGGCCTTCGACAACTTCCATCCCGAAACCGTGGCCGCCTTCACCGAGGCCGACGTCGAGCGCCTCCTTCAGGACCCCGGCATCGTGCGCAACCGTCTCAAGATCCGTGCCGCGATCACCAATGCCCGGGCCACCATCGCACTGCGGGACGAAGGCGGCCTCGTTGACTTTGTCTGGACGTTCCAGCCAACTTCGACCCCTGCCCCCGCCACATACGCCGATGTGCCCACCACGTCCCCCGAGTCCATTGCCCTCTCCAAGGCGCTGCGGAAGAAGGGCTTCGCCTTCGTGGGACCCACCACCATGTTCGCCCTGATGGAAGCCATCGGCATGGTGGACACGCACCTGGTGAACAGCCACCGCAGGGGAACCTCCGGCGTCTGGGTCTGA
- a CDS encoding cell division protein CrgA codes for MPESKPRKKTARPAEPVSTAAYKPNPVWFKPVMFGLMIIGLLWIITFYISEGQLPVQAWESWNILAGFGIAIVGFLMTTRWRS; via the coding sequence GTGCCCGAGTCAAAGCCACGTAAGAAGACTGCCCGCCCGGCCGAGCCCGTTTCCACCGCGGCCTACAAGCCGAACCCCGTCTGGTTCAAGCCGGTCATGTTCGGCCTGATGATCATCGGGCTGCTCTGGATCATCACCTTCTACATCAGCGAGGGCCAGCTGCCGGTGCAGGCATGGGAGTCCTGGAACATCCTGGCCGGGTTCGGCATTGCGATCGTCGGCTTCCTGATGACCACGCGCTGGCGCTCCTGA